Proteins from a genomic interval of Aspergillus flavus chromosome 7, complete sequence:
- a CDS encoding putative elongation factor 1-alpha, whose protein sequence is MYSWLSFLLLHLYRLCYSTYLITSILKNLFVSFRELQEPIFNRHDVVSQPLNFYFTSSVARPFPACNREKPHITAVFLGHLDHGKSTTADQLIYQYGRVSGNPIAEYGSMLSLSSDLLCAGVRPHDNHSPQEAGPSYKYGWAIEKLRAERKRGIKNTITGASQADCAILVTSATNGEFEAGVDQGGQSRQHLVLAYTLGVRQLIVAVNKMDTPRYTDDCLNEIVKETSDFIKKIGYNPKAVAFVPISGLYGDNLVEESQNMPWFKGWTSETKYGVLKGKTLFDAIDALVTPSHRNATNKPLRLPIRDVKELTIAPTNITAEVVSIERNDEELHAGHAGEHVSVHIIEVEEEIRPGYVAGDPNNDPPASVASFNAQVIILSHSGEISPGYTAAVDCLTAHIPCTLSMILHKKDRRTGRPTEQSPDSIKVGDCAIVEMVPTKPMCVEPYSKNPCLGRFIIRKWSCTVGVGTVQSVEFGTVEDESDEYDHENYSD, encoded by the exons ATGTATTCCTGGCTGTCATTCTTGCTCTTGCACCTGTACAGGCTCTGTTATAGTACATACCTTATAACAAGCATCCTTAAGAATCTGTTCGTATCTTTCAGAGAACTACAAGAACCCATTTTCAACCGCCACGATGTCGTAAGTCAGCCTCTCAACTTTTACTTCACCTCGTCTGTTGCTAGGCCATTCCCCGCCTGCAATAGGGAAAAGCCTCACATCACCGCCGTCTTTCTCGGCCACCTCGATCACGGCAAGTCCACTACCGCTG ATCAACTGATCTACCAGTACGGCAGGGTCAGCGGAAATCCCATCGCGGAGTACGGAAGTATGCTTTCTCTGTCTTCAGATCTCTTGTGTGCGGGTGTTAGGCCACATGATAACCATTCCCCACAGGAAGCTGGTCCCTCGTACAAGTACGGATGGGCCATTGAGAAGTTGAGGGCTGAACGTAAGCGTGGGATTAAGAATACGATCACCGGTGCCTCGCAGGCCGACTGCGCGATCCTCGTCACTTCTGCTACCAATGGTGAGTTTGAGGCCGGTGTGGATCAAGGTGGCCAAAGTCGTCAACACCTTGTACTTGCATATACTCTAGGGGTCCGCCAGCTTATTGTTGCCGTGAATAAGATGGATACACCTAGGTATACCGATGACTGCCTCAATGAGATTGTCAAGGAGACCTCCGATTTCATAAAAAAGATCGGCTATAATCCTAAGGCAGTGGCCTTCGTCCCTATCTCTGGCCTCTACGGTGATAATCTAGTGGAGGAGTCTCAGAATATGCCCTGGTTCAAGGGCTGGACAAGTGAGACCAAGTACGGCGTTCTGAAGGGTAAAACCTTGTTTGATGCCATCGACGCCTTGGTAACCCCGTCGCACCGCAACGCTACTAATAAGCCCTTACGTCTACCCATCCGGGATGTCAAAGAG CTAACCATCGCCCCGACCAATATCACTGCTGAAGTGGTATCTATCGAGCGTAATGACGAGGAGCTCCATGCAGGTCATGCAGGTGAACACGTCAGCGTTCATATCatagaggttgaggaggagatccGCCCCGGCTATGTCGCTGGTGATCCTAACAATGACCCCCCGGCGAGTGTTGCCTCCTTCAATGCCCAAGTTATCATTCTGAGCCACTCTGGCGAGATCAGTCCTGGCTATACCGCGGCTGTAGACTGCCTTACTGCCCATATTCCCTGTACGCTCTCGATGATCCTGCACAAGAAGGACCGCCGTACTGGCAGGCCGACCGAACAGTCACCCGATTCTATCAAGGTGGGTGACTGCGCCATTGTCGAGATGGTTCCCACCAAGCCCATGTGCGTTGAGCCCTACAGCAAAAACCCCTGTCTTGGACGCTTCATTATTCGTAAATGGAGCTGCACTGTCGGTGTTGGGACCGTCCAAAGCGTCGAGTTTGGTACCGTCGAGGATGAGAGTGACGAGTATGACCACGAGAATTACTCAGATTAG
- a CDS encoding putative catechol dioxygenase (catechol dioxygenase) has protein sequence MDPSQVKIPPMKDLTVDNITENVIRINSLCEDERMKYVLERLVSHLHDFARETRLSSQEWMAGLMFLTEVGKICSDVRQEFILLSDILGLSILVDSIDHPKPPGSTEGTVLGPFHTHEAEVMPHGDSMSHDPKGEPLLVVCTLKDTNGNPISDVKIDIWETDSTGHYDVQYADRNGPDGRCIMRSDDSGVFWFKAITPVPYPIPHDGPVGKLLKKLHRHPFRPSHMHFMFEKEGYDHLITALYLRNDPYETSDAVFGVKDSLVVDLGKAGPEYAKKYGVSEDHALLTYDFVLVSDAETSALRERNSKVALDKLGRKVKIVNGLPVPDLD, from the exons ATGGATCCCTCACAGGTTAAAATCCCACCCATGAAGGACCTGACGGTCGACAACATTACGGAAAATGTCATCCGCATTAACTCGCTGTGTGAGGATGAGCGCATGAAATATGTTCTCGAACGACTGGTTTCGCATTTACATGATTTCGCCCGCGAAACGAGACTCAGTTCTCAGGAATGGATGGCAGGGTTAATGTTCCTTACGGAGGTGGGGAAGATTTGTTCGGATGTGCGACAG GAATTCATCCTTCTCTCCGACATCCTCGGACTCTCAATCCTCGTCGACTCAATCGACCACCCCAAACCCCCCGGCTCGACCGAAGGTACAGTCCTCGGCCCCTTCCACACGCACGAAGCCGAAGTGATGCCCCACGGTGACAGCATGTCCCACGACCCCAAAGGCGAGCCGCTCCTCGTCGTCTGCACGCTCAAAGATACCAACGGCAACCCCATCTCCGACGTGAAGATCGATATCTGGGAGACGGACTCCACGGGCCACTATGACGTGCAGTATGCGGATCGGAACGGCCCCGATGGCCGCTGTATCATGCGCAGTGATGACTCTGGCGTGTTTTGGTTTAAGGCGATTACGCCGGTGCCGTACCCGATTCCGCATGATGGGCCGGTCGGGAAgttgttgaagaagttgcaTCGCCATCCGTTTAGGCCGAGTCATATGCATTTTATgtttgagaaggaggggTATGATCATTTGATTAC GGCGCTTTATCTTCGGAATGATCCGTATGAGACCTCGGATGCGGTCTTCGGAGTCAAGGATTCTCTGGTGGTTGATCTCGGGAAGGCAGGCCCGGAGTATGCGAAGAAGTATGGTGTTTCGGAGGACCATGCTCTTCTGACATATGACTTTGTCTTGGTTTCGGATGCCGAGACCAGCGCTTTGCGCGAGCGGAACTCTAAGGTGGCGTTGGACAAACTGGGCCGCAAGGTGAAGATAGTGAACGGTTTGCCTGTGCCGGATCTGGATTAG